One genomic region from Amaranthus tricolor cultivar Red isolate AtriRed21 chromosome 12, ASM2621246v1, whole genome shotgun sequence encodes:
- the LOC130828728 gene encoding uncharacterized protein LOC130828728: protein MDAIGETLLRVGRRVEELENSTPTHGESHFRNNQEDRSFKLDLPEFDGSSDPEVFYDWDQYVKLTRLNQGERNIDEYVREFEKLSLVCDIQEKEPLKIARFTKGLSKPISNKVDLLPYSTYDEVVKAARKVEAQNKEEKPKNAPRPPFRAFSSAGKVDSFPSPSKSTVPTNPSKTYGGKPDFKQDASKRTCYKCHERGHIASECPKRNTLTIQEGEWGSEEEEEEEEYEEYGAEENDAPLCGVVRRLLHSEPLKDMQQRENLFHTRCKVQDKVFDVIVDGGSCTDVASTELVSKLKLPTRNHAKPYKLNWLDNDTGLKVKKQALVSFTIGNFYDERWCDVLPMSACHILLGRPWQFDRKAIHDGVSNVYTVTTKLGKKIRLLPLPPKVEPMVEKKPNFLMSRKEFEEECVIEGGGFLLIVKPIVDDVSHVANSIPLRNLLKEFADVFPDDLPKGLSPFRGIEHAIDLVPGASLPNKAAYRCNPEQAKELQRQVEELMEKGYVRESLSPCAVPALLVPKKEGTWRMCIDSRAINNITIKYRFPMPRLQDMLDELSGATVFSKIDLRSSYHQMRIREGDEWKTAFKTKQGLYEWLVMPFGLCNAPSSFMRLMNEVLRPFLNKFIVVYLDDILVYSKTEIFLS from the exons ATGGATGCCATTGGAGAGACGTTGCTTAGAGTGGGTAGAAGGGTAGAGGAATTAGAGAATTCTACTCCCACCCATGGCGAGTCCCATTTTCGTAACAATCAAGAAGATAGAAGTTTCAAACTAGACCTTCCTGAATTTGATGGTTCTAGTGATCCGGAGGTTTTTTATGATTGG GATCAATATGTCAAATTAACTCGCCTAAATCAAGGTGAGCGTAATATTGATGAATATGTACGTGAGTTTGAGAAACTTAGCTTGGTGTGTGACATACAAGAGAAGGAACCACTCAAAATTGCGCGTTTCACAAAGGGGCTTTCTAAACCAATCTCTAATAAGGTGGATCTTCTACCTTATTCCACTTATGATGAGGTTGTGAAGGCTGCTAGGAAGGTTGAAGCACAAAACAAAGAGGAGAAGCCGAAGAATGCTCCAAGACCCCCTTTTAGAGCGTTCTCTTCCGCGGGAAAAGTTGATTCTTTTCCTAGCCCTTCTAAATCAACTGTTCCTACTAACCCTTCGAAAACTTATGGAGGAAAACCAGATTTCaagcaagatgcatccaaaagaACTTGTTACAAGTGTCATGAaagaggacatattgctagtgaatgtccaAAACGGAATACACTTACTATTCAAGAAGGAGAGTGGGGTtccgaagaagaggaagaggaggaggaaTATGAGGAATATGGTGCTGAAGAAAATGACGCTCCATTGTGTGGTGTTGTGAGAAGACTTCTACATTCCGAACCTCTCAAAGATATGCAACAACGAGAGAACCtttttcatactagatgcaaggTTCAAGACAAGGTTTTTGATGTGATTGTTGATGGAGGATCATGCACGGATGTGGCCTCAACTGAACTTGTAAGTAAGCTTAAATTACCTACACGAAATCATGCTAAACCTTACAAGTTAAATTGGCTGGATAATGACACCGGTTTAAAGGTTAAGAAACAAGCACTAGTTTCATTCACTATAGGAAATTTTTATGATGAACGTTGGTGTGACGTTTTACCTATGAGTGCGTGTCATATTTTGCTTGGtagaccatggcaatttgatAGAAAAGCTATTCATGATGGTGTTTCTAATGTCTATACGGTCACTACCAAATTAGGAAAGAAGATTAGGTTGTTACCTTTGCCCCCTAAGGTTGAACCTATGGTGGAAAAGAAACCAAACTTCCTTATGTCTAGGAAGGAGTTTGAGGAAGAATGCGTGATAGAAGGAGGAGGGTTTCTGCTTATTGTAAAGCccattgttgatgatgtttctcATGTGGCTAACTCTATTCCGTTGAGAAACTTGCTTAAAGAATTTGCAGATGTGTTTCCCGATGATTTGCCTAAAGGGTTGTCTCCATTTCGTGGTATTGAACATGCAATTGATTTGGTACCGGGAGCCTCATTACCAAACAAGGCAGCCTATAGATGCAATCCCGAGCAAGctaaggagttgcaaagacaagTTGAAGAACTCATGGAAAAGGGCTATGTGCGTGAAAGCCTTAGTCCATGTGCGGTGCCTGCCCTTTTGGTGCCAAAGAAAGAAGGAACTTGGaggatgtgtattgatagtcGTGCCATCAACAACATAACTATTAAATATAGATTTCCCATGCCAAGGCTACAagacatgcttgatgaattaagtggagccaCAGTTTTTAGCAAAATTGACTTGCGAAGTagttatcatcaaatgagaattcgtgaaggagatgaatggaagactgctttcaagacaaagcaaggtctatatgaatggcttgtcatgccatttggaCTTTGCAATGCTCCTAGTTCGTTCATGAGACTCATGAATGAGGTATTACGTCCCtttctaaataaattcattgttgtatatttagatgatattctagtatatagtaaaactgaaa TATTTCTTTCCTAG
- the LOC130828726 gene encoding uncharacterized protein LOC130828726 encodes MDAIGETLLRVGRRVEELENSTPTHGESHFRNNQEDRSFKLDLPEFDGSSDPEVFYDWDQYVKLTRLNQGERNIDEYVREFEKLSLVCDIQEKEPLKIARFTKGLSKPISNKVDLLPYSTYDEVVKAARKVEAQNKEEKPKNAPRPPFRAFSSAGKVDSFPSPSKSTVPTNPSKTYGGKPDFKQDASKRTCYKCHERGHIASECPKRNTLTIQEGEWGSEEEEEEEEYEEYGAEENDAPLCGVVRRLLHSEPLKDMQQRENLFHTRCKVQDKVFDVIVDGGSCTDVASTELVSKLKLPTRNHAKPYKLNWLDNDTGLKVKKQALVSFTIGNFYDERWCDVLPMSACHILLGRPWQFDRKAIHDGVSNVYTVTTKLGKKIRLLPLPPKVEPMVEKKPNFLMSRKEFEEECVIEGGGFLLIVKPIVDDVSHVANSIPLRNLLKEFADVFPDDLPKGLPPFRGIEHAIDLVPGASLPNKAAYRCNPEQAKELQRQVEELMEKGYVRESLSPCAVPALLVPKKEGTWRMCIDSRAINNITIKYRFPMPRLQDMLDELSGATVFSKIDLRSSYHQMRIREGDEWKTAFKTKQGLYEWLVMPFGLCNAPSSFMRLMNEVLRPFLNKFIVVYLDDILVYSKTEIFLS; translated from the exons ATGGATGCCATTGGAGAGACGTTGCTTAGAGTGGGTAGAAGGGTAGAGGAATTAGAGAATTCTACTCCCACCCATGGCGAGTCCCATTTTCGTAACAATCAAGAAGATAGAAGTTTCAAACTAGACCTTCCTGAATTTGATGGTTCTAGTGATCCGGAGGTTTTTTATGATTGG GATCAATATGTCAAATTAACTCGCCTAAATCAAGGTGAGCGTAATATTGATGAATATGTACGTGAGTTTGAGAAACTTAGCTTGGTGTGTGACATACAAGAGAAGGAACCACTCAAAATTGCGCGTTTCACAAAGGGGCTTTCTAAACCAATCTCTAATAAGGTGGATCTTCTACCTTATTCCACTTATGATGAGGTTGTGAAGGCTGCTAGGAAGGTTGAAGCACAAAACAAAGAGGAGAAGCCGAAGAATGCTCCAAGACCCCCTTTTAGAGCGTTCTCTTCCGCGGGAAAAGTTGATTCTTTTCCTAGCCCTTCTAAATCAACTGTTCCTACTAACCCTTCGAAAACTTATGGAGGAAAACCAGATTTCaagcaagatgcatccaaaagaACTTGTTACAAGTGTCATGAaagaggacatattgctagtgaatgtccaAAACGGAATACACTTACTATTCAAGAAGGAGAGTGGGGTtccgaagaagaggaagaggaggaggaaTATGAGGAATATGGTGCTGAAGAAAATGACGCTCCATTGTGTGGTGTTGTGAGAAGACTTCTACATTCCGAACCTCTCAAAGATATGCAACAACGAGAGAACCtttttcatactagatgcaaggTTCAAGACAAAGTTTTTGATGTGATTGTTGATGGAGGATCATGCACGGATGTGGCCTCAACTGAACTTGTAAGTAAGCTTAAATTACCTACACGAAATCATGCTAAACCTTACAAGTTAAATTGGCTGGATAATGACACCGGTTTAAAGGTTAAGAAACAAGCACTAGTTTCATTCACTATAGGAAATTTTTATGATGAACGTTGGTGTGACGTTTTACCTATGAGTGCGTGTCATATTTTGCTTGGtagaccatggcaatttgatAGAAAAGCTATTCATGATGGTGTTTCTAATGTCTATACGGTCACTACCAAATTAGGAAAGAAGATTAGGTTGTTACCTTTGCCCCCTAAGGTTGAACCTATGGTGGAAAAGAAACCAAACTTCCTTATGTCTAGGAAGGAGTTTGAGGAAGAATGCGTGATAGAAGGAGGAGGGTTTCTGCTTATTGTAAAGCccattgttgatgatgtttctcATGTGGCTAACTCTATTCCGTTGAGAAACTTGCTTAAAGAATTTGCAGATGTGTTTCCCGATGATTTGCCTAAAGGGTTGCCTCCATTTCGTGGTATTGAACATGCAATTGATTTGGTACCGGGAGCCTCATTACCAAACAAGGCAGCCTATAGATGCAATCCCGAGCAAGctaaggagttgcaaagacaagTTGAAGAACTCATGGAAAAGGGCTATGTGCGTGAAAGCCTTAGTCCATGTGCGGTGCCTGCCCTTTTGGTGCCAAAGAAAGAAGGAACTTGGaggatgtgtattgatagtcGTGCCATCAACAACATAACTATTAAATATAGATTTCCCATGCCAAGGCTACAagacatgcttgatgaattaagtggagccaCAGTTTTTAGCAAAATTGACTTGCGAAGTagttatcatcaaatgagaattcgtgaaggagatgaatggaagactgctttcaagacaaagcaaggtctatatgaatggcttgtcatgccatttggaCTTTGCAATGCTCCTAGTTCGTTCATGAGACTCATGAATGAGGTATTACGTCCCtttctaaataaattcattgttgtatatttagatgatattctagtatatagtaaaactgaaa TATTTCTTTCCTAG